Proteins from a single region of Pseudomonas quebecensis:
- a CDS encoding alpha/beta hydrolase: MKNTLKATLMSALVGLSAGEALAADYKKNPFTLAYDGAITKNEPGKVNIHPVSYKLNGLAIAANVYTPANYDAKKTYPTVVVAHPNGGVKEQVAGLYAQRLAEQGYITITADAAYQGASGGQPRSIDKPSYRIEDIHGMADFISQFAGVDDNRLGLLGICGGGGYSLAAAQTDKRFKSLATVSMFNSGLVRRNGYNDSQKDSIQQRLQQASAARAQEAAGGAVLYSGDANLTDEQIAKLPFELYRQGYEYYWKTHAHPNSTFKYTTSSLLDLMRFDATDRIELINQPLLMIAGSKADSLYMTQDAFPKATGTKDKEMFILDGATHIETYWVPRYVDAAIGKLTAFYARTL; the protein is encoded by the coding sequence GTGAAAAACACTCTCAAAGCCACGCTCATGTCGGCATTGGTCGGTCTATCTGCCGGTGAAGCCTTGGCCGCCGACTACAAAAAGAACCCGTTCACGCTGGCCTACGACGGCGCGATCACCAAGAACGAGCCGGGCAAGGTCAACATCCACCCAGTCAGCTACAAGCTCAATGGTTTAGCCATCGCCGCCAACGTTTACACCCCGGCCAATTACGATGCGAAGAAGACCTACCCGACCGTGGTCGTCGCGCACCCCAATGGCGGTGTGAAAGAACAAGTCGCAGGTCTGTACGCCCAGCGTCTGGCCGAACAGGGCTACATCACCATAACCGCCGACGCGGCGTACCAGGGCGCCAGCGGTGGTCAACCGCGTAGCATCGATAAACCCTCGTATCGCATTGAAGACATCCACGGCATGGCCGATTTCATCAGCCAGTTTGCCGGCGTTGATGACAACCGCCTGGGCCTGCTTGGTATTTGTGGTGGGGGCGGTTACTCATTAGCTGCGGCGCAAACCGACAAACGTTTCAAATCGCTAGCGACAGTGAGCATGTTCAACTCGGGCCTGGTGCGTCGCAACGGCTATAACGACTCGCAAAAAGATAGCATTCAACAACGTCTGCAGCAGGCGTCGGCGGCACGTGCGCAAGAAGCAGCCGGCGGTGCGGTTCTGTATTCCGGTGATGCCAACCTTACTGATGAACAGATTGCCAAGCTGCCCTTCGAGCTGTATCGCCAAGGCTACGAATACTACTGGAAGACCCATGCACACCCGAACTCGACCTTCAAATACACCACCAGCAGTCTGCTGGATCTGATGCGTTTCGACGCCACCGACCGTATCGAACTGATCAACCAACCGTTGCTGATGATCGCCGGCAGCAAAGCCGACAGCCTGTACATGACCCAGGATGCGTTCCCCAAAGCCACTGGCACCAAGGACAAGGAAATGTTCATCCTCGACGGCGCCACGCATATTGAAACCTATTGGGTGCCACGCTATGTCGACGCCGCAATTGGGAAACTGACGGCGTTTTACGCTCGCACCCTGTAA
- a CDS encoding MaoC family dehydratase, protein MSTLRQKAIEGLKEGDTFEIKRTFSDADIVQFEALSRDHNPVHSDAVYAEAKGFDGVVAHGLLTATLITEIGGQLGWLASSMSLRFKRPVYVGDELTCVWKIIGIDSGNRAQAEVIVNNSNGQAVLLAETTGLLPNDAERKLLASMTIDET, encoded by the coding sequence ATGAGCACACTGCGCCAAAAGGCGATAGAAGGCCTCAAGGAAGGCGACACTTTTGAAATCAAACGCACTTTTTCGGACGCAGACATCGTCCAGTTTGAAGCGCTATCGCGCGATCACAACCCAGTGCATTCCGATGCTGTGTACGCAGAAGCGAAAGGCTTTGATGGCGTCGTCGCTCATGGCTTGCTGACTGCGACATTGATTACGGAGATCGGAGGGCAATTGGGGTGGTTGGCCTCCTCCATGAGTTTGCGTTTCAAGCGCCCGGTTTATGTTGGGGATGAGTTGACCTGCGTGTGGAAAATTATAGGGATCGATTCCGGTAATCGAGCGCAAGCCGAGGTGATCGTGAACAACAGCAACGGTCAGGCTGTCTTGCTCGCGGAAACGACAGGGCTCCTTCCCAATGACGCCGAGAGAAAACTACTCGCATCAATGACAATTGATGAGACCTAG
- a CDS encoding alpha/beta hydrolase, protein MTTAPGTFNPRKPMTPDGQTYHGDHAYAFYQIPVDARKLPIVMWHGAGQFSKTWETTADGREGFQNIFLRRHYGVYLIDQPRRGDAGRSMVETTIKPTPDEQLWFNQFRIGLWPNYFNGVQVAQDAQTREQFFRAMTPNTGPFDMGVVSDGVSALFDKIGPGILFTHSQGGGPGWLTAIKNEKVKAIVAFEPGSSFVFAEGEVPEAIPSAFDTVQGAAVPMEQFMALTRIPILILYGDNIPERAVDLPAQDSWRARLKMARLWRDAVNRHGGDVRLIHLPEIGIKGNTHFPMSDLNNVQIADLVSQFLKEKQLD, encoded by the coding sequence ATGACGACTGCACCAGGTACGTTCAACCCGCGCAAACCAATGACGCCCGACGGCCAGACCTATCACGGTGACCACGCCTACGCTTTCTACCAAATCCCGGTCGATGCGCGAAAACTGCCCATCGTCATGTGGCACGGCGCAGGTCAGTTCTCCAAAACCTGGGAAACAACCGCCGATGGCCGCGAGGGTTTTCAGAACATTTTTCTGCGGCGCCACTACGGCGTTTATCTGATCGATCAGCCACGGCGTGGTGATGCCGGGCGCAGCATGGTCGAGACCACAATCAAGCCGACGCCGGACGAACAACTGTGGTTCAACCAGTTCCGCATTGGCCTCTGGCCCAACTACTTCAACGGCGTGCAAGTGGCACAGGATGCCCAGACCCGCGAGCAGTTTTTCCGGGCAATGACGCCGAACACCGGGCCGTTCGACATGGGCGTCGTCTCTGATGGCGTCTCGGCGCTGTTCGACAAAATCGGCCCGGGGATTTTGTTCACCCATTCGCAAGGTGGCGGGCCGGGCTGGTTGACGGCGATCAAGAACGAAAAGGTCAAAGCCATTGTGGCGTTCGAGCCTGGAAGCAGCTTCGTGTTTGCTGAAGGTGAAGTGCCGGAAGCGATTCCCAGCGCATTTGACACGGTGCAAGGCGCTGCTGTGCCGATGGAGCAATTCATGGCACTGACGCGCATTCCGATTCTGATCCTTTACGGCGACAACATCCCCGAGCGGGCCGTTGATCTACCTGCTCAGGACAGTTGGCGCGCTCGCCTGAAGATGGCCAGGCTATGGCGCGACGCGGTCAATCGGCACGGTGGCGATGTACGACTGATCCACTTGCCTGAGATAGGCATCAAAGGCAATACCCACTTCCCCATGTCGGATCTGAACAACGTGCAAATCGCTGATCTGGTGTCGCAATTCCTCAAAGAAAAACAGCTGGACTGA
- a CDS encoding LysR family transcriptional regulator has product MSRANLNDLQAFVAITREGSFTRAAAQLGVSQSALSHTMRALESRLGVRLLTRTTRSVSPTEAGQRLYQSMAPRFDEIELELAAVSEFRVTPAGNVRIQASEHAANNILWPKLLKVLPDYPDIKVEITVDYALSDIVAQRYDAGVRLGEQVAKDMIAVPIGPSLRIAVVGSPEYFKGRQIPKEPADLSAHNCINLRLPTHGSLMQWDFEKDGHELKARVEGQWTFNSSVPILRAAVAGCGLAFLPEDMVANELAGGSLVRVLEDWCQPFAGYHLYYPNRREHSSAFGVVVDALVYKQ; this is encoded by the coding sequence ATGTCCCGCGCTAATCTCAATGATCTGCAAGCCTTCGTGGCCATCACCCGCGAGGGCAGTTTCACCCGTGCCGCTGCACAGTTGGGCGTCTCGCAGTCGGCGTTAAGTCACACCATGCGTGCACTTGAAAGCCGGCTCGGGGTACGCCTTTTGACGCGCACCACCCGCAGCGTTTCACCAACCGAGGCAGGTCAGCGGCTTTATCAATCGATGGCGCCGCGCTTTGACGAAATCGAACTGGAACTGGCCGCCGTCAGCGAGTTTCGCGTCACTCCTGCCGGCAATGTTCGCATCCAGGCGTCCGAGCATGCAGCGAACAATATTCTCTGGCCAAAGCTGTTGAAAGTGCTGCCCGACTACCCGGACATCAAGGTCGAAATCACCGTCGATTACGCTCTATCCGACATCGTCGCGCAGCGGTATGACGCGGGTGTGCGTCTGGGCGAACAGGTAGCCAAGGATATGATTGCCGTACCAATTGGGCCATCGTTGCGAATCGCAGTGGTGGGCTCGCCTGAATATTTTAAAGGGCGGCAAATTCCCAAGGAACCAGCGGATCTGTCCGCGCACAACTGCATTAATCTGCGTCTCCCGACTCATGGGAGTCTCATGCAGTGGGATTTCGAAAAGGACGGGCACGAACTCAAGGCCCGCGTAGAGGGGCAGTGGACATTCAACAGCAGCGTGCCAATTTTGCGTGCGGCTGTGGCGGGATGTGGTTTGGCGTTTCTTCCAGAAGACATGGTCGCCAACGAACTAGCGGGGGGCAGTCTCGTGCGGGTTCTGGAAGATTGGTGCCAGCCTTTCGCGGGCTACCATCTTTACTATCCGAATAGACGTGAGCATTCATCCGCATTTGGCGTTGTGGTTGACGCATTAGTTTATAAACAATGA
- a CDS encoding carboxymuconolactone decarboxylase family protein has translation MMTSDASKTNALSALLMLCLSAGAMFSVTTQAAEASQTVTISSASSESLSTRQQAIPLIAAFMAISDMPSLNAALNQGLDAGLSISETREILVQLYAYVGFPRSLNALNELMTVVQARKQRGIADAPGREPSRAIPVGAELLAAGTANQTKISGAPVKGPVFEFAPVINQFLQTHLFGDIFERDNLDWQSRELATVGALAATPGVESQLRSHMLASLRVGLSEAQLRQVTDLLKKHGDAQTAERAGTALAQALAASRK, from the coding sequence ATGATGACCAGTGACGCAAGCAAGACCAATGCCCTCTCCGCACTGTTGATGCTCTGTTTGAGCGCTGGTGCGATGTTCAGCGTGACCACTCAAGCCGCCGAGGCATCGCAAACCGTGACGATCTCATCCGCCAGCTCAGAATCACTGTCGACCCGACAGCAAGCGATTCCCCTGATTGCCGCGTTTATGGCGATTAGCGACATGCCTAGCCTCAACGCAGCCCTCAACCAAGGACTCGATGCGGGCCTGAGCATCAGCGAAACTCGGGAAATTCTGGTGCAGCTCTACGCCTACGTCGGTTTCCCACGCAGCCTTAATGCCTTGAACGAATTGATGACGGTGGTGCAGGCACGCAAACAACGCGGCATTGCAGATGCGCCGGGACGCGAACCAAGCCGGGCGATTCCGGTCGGGGCTGAGTTGTTGGCGGCGGGTACGGCGAATCAAACGAAGATCTCCGGCGCCCCGGTCAAAGGCCCGGTGTTCGAATTCGCGCCAGTGATCAACCAGTTCCTGCAAACCCACCTGTTCGGCGACATCTTCGAGCGCGACAACCTCGACTGGCAAAGCCGCGAACTGGCGACTGTCGGAGCGCTGGCGGCAACACCGGGAGTGGAATCGCAACTCCGCTCGCACATGCTGGCGAGCCTTCGTGTCGGACTCAGCGAGGCGCAGTTGCGTCAAGTGACCGATTTATTGAAAAAGCATGGTGATGCCCAGACCGCCGAGCGTGCGGGTACAGCGCTGGCTCAAGCCCTCGCAGCTTCGAGGAAATGA